One region of Mycobacterium riyadhense genomic DNA includes:
- the ilvC gene encoding ketol-acid reductoisomerase, protein MFYDDDADLSIIQGRKVGVIGYGSQGHAHSLSLRDSGVQVRVGLKEGSKSRAKVSEQGLDVDTPAEVAKWADVIMVLAPDTAQAEIFANDIEPHLNSGDALFFGHGLNIHFDLIKPPADVTVAMVAPKGPGHLVRRQFVDGKGVPCLIAVDQDPTGTGEALALSYAKAIGGTRAGVIKTTFKDETETDLFGEQAVLCGGTEELVKAGFDVMVEAGYPPEMAYFEVLHELKLIVDLMYEGGIARMNYSVSDTAEFGGYVSGPRVIDAGTKERMRGILREIQDGTFVKKLVANVEGGNKQLEQLRKENAEHPIEVTGKKLRDLMSWVDRPITETA, encoded by the coding sequence ATGTTCTACGACGACGATGCTGACCTGTCGATCATCCAGGGGCGCAAGGTCGGTGTGATCGGGTACGGCAGCCAGGGGCACGCGCACTCGCTGAGCTTGCGCGATTCCGGTGTCCAAGTGCGCGTCGGCCTCAAGGAGGGCTCGAAGTCCCGGGCCAAGGTCTCCGAACAGGGCTTGGATGTCGACACCCCCGCCGAGGTCGCGAAGTGGGCCGACGTGATCATGGTGCTGGCTCCCGACACCGCGCAGGCCGAGATCTTCGCCAATGACATTGAGCCCCATCTCAATTCCGGTGATGCCCTGTTCTTCGGTCACGGCCTCAACATCCACTTCGACCTGATCAAGCCGCCCGCCGACGTCACCGTGGCGATGGTCGCCCCGAAGGGGCCCGGCCACCTGGTGCGCCGCCAGTTCGTCGACGGCAAGGGCGTGCCGTGCCTGATCGCCGTCGACCAAGACCCGACCGGCACGGGCGAGGCGCTGGCGCTGTCCTACGCAAAGGCCATCGGCGGGACTCGCGCCGGTGTCATCAAGACCACCTTCAAAGACGAGACCGAAACCGACCTGTTCGGCGAGCAGGCCGTGTTGTGCGGTGGCACAGAGGAATTGGTGAAGGCCGGGTTCGACGTCATGGTTGAGGCTGGCTACCCGCCAGAGATGGCCTACTTTGAGGTGTTGCACGAGCTCAAGCTGATCGTCGACCTGATGTACGAAGGCGGCATCGCGCGGATGAACTACTCCGTCTCCGACACTGCCGAATTCGGCGGGTACGTGTCGGGTCCGCGCGTCATCGATGCCGGCACCAAGGAGCGGATGCGCGGCATTCTTCGCGAGATCCAGGACGGCACGTTCGTCAAGAAGCTGGTCGCCAATGTCGAGGGCGGCAACAAGCAACTCGAGCAGCTGCGCAAGGAAAACGCCGAGCACCCTATCGAGGTCACCGGTAAGAAGCTGCGCGATTTGATGAGCTGGGTGGACCGGCCAATCACCGAAACGGCGTAG
- a CDS encoding PH domain-containing protein: MVTESPVVIKVSPIAHFAVGFLTLGLLVPVLTWPASAPLLVIPLVLSALIVRLRTVADEHGVTARTLLGSQTVRWDDIDGLRFHRGSWARAQLKSGAELRLPAVTFSTLPQLTEASSGRVPNPYR; this comes from the coding sequence GTGGTTACCGAGTCGCCGGTAGTGATCAAGGTGTCGCCGATCGCGCACTTCGCTGTCGGATTCCTGACCCTGGGCCTGCTGGTGCCGGTGCTCACCTGGCCGGCGAGCGCGCCGCTGTTGGTCATTCCGCTGGTCTTGTCGGCGTTAATCGTCCGGCTACGCACAGTTGCGGACGAGCACGGCGTGACGGCACGGACGCTGCTGGGTAGCCAAACGGTGCGGTGGGATGACATCGATGGGCTGCGGTTCCACCGGGGTTCCTGGGCGCGCGCCCAGCTCAAGAGCGGTGCGGAGCTGCGATTGCCTGCTGTGACGTTCTCAACCCTGCCGCAGCTGACCGAAGCCAGTTCCGGGCGGGTTCCCAACCCTTACCGCTAG
- a CDS encoding MinD/ParA family ATP-binding protein: MRPGRGEIYLRWLRDRAGRPVGCAFPVAVLNLKGGVGKTTIVEALGSTFADVRNGGVIAVDLDSGDLAERHGRRHRVNMIDILADGSITRYLDERAHAYKNGSGLDVLGLPDYAPSEWRIEHDDFVKAFSALKKHYSVVLVDCVKSMKSTVMKAVLLESRALVIVSDASVDALKKTRVTLNWLRDNGYQRLLESTVLVVNHTDRRRTNASVSTELGQLVGRVACVVMLPFDRHLRDGTQVTLEQMSRKSRLRYLELAAVLGDMSSGAALQRDHPAEIGANPLSV, encoded by the coding sequence GTGCGCCCCGGAAGAGGCGAGATATATCTGCGCTGGCTGCGGGATCGGGCCGGGAGACCAGTGGGGTGCGCCTTTCCCGTCGCTGTCCTCAACCTCAAGGGCGGCGTGGGCAAGACCACGATCGTGGAAGCGCTCGGGTCGACCTTCGCCGACGTCCGTAACGGCGGGGTCATCGCCGTGGACCTCGATTCCGGGGATCTTGCTGAGCGGCACGGTCGCCGACACCGAGTGAATATGATCGACATCCTCGCTGACGGATCGATTACCCGGTATCTCGATGAGCGGGCGCACGCGTACAAGAACGGTTCAGGCCTCGACGTGTTGGGTTTGCCCGACTATGCACCCAGTGAGTGGCGGATCGAGCATGACGACTTCGTCAAAGCGTTCTCGGCGCTCAAGAAGCATTACTCGGTCGTGTTGGTGGACTGCGTCAAGTCGATGAAGTCCACTGTCATGAAGGCGGTCCTTTTGGAGTCCCGAGCCCTGGTGATCGTCAGTGACGCCTCAGTCGACGCCCTGAAAAAGACGAGAGTCACGCTGAATTGGTTGCGCGACAACGGATATCAGCGACTGCTTGAATCGACTGTGCTGGTGGTAAACCATACCGACAGACGTAGGACCAACGCGTCGGTGAGCACGGAACTTGGCCAGCTGGTTGGCCGGGTGGCGTGCGTTGTGATGTTGCCTTTTGATCGGCACTTGCGTGACGGCACCCAGGTTACCCTCGAGCAGATGAGCCGGAAGAGCAGGCTCCGCTACCTCGAACTGGCCGCCGTGCTGGGCGACATGTCTTCCGGAGCGGCCCTGCAGCGAGATCACCCGGCAGAAATCGGCGCCAATCCGCTGTCAGTCTGA
- the wrbA gene encoding NAD(P)H:quinone oxidoreductase, whose amino-acid sequence MTKLAIIYYSATGHGTTMARRVAAAAEAAGAEVRVRHIAETRDPESFAQNPAWTANYEATKDLPAATGEDIVWADAVIFGSPTRFGSTTSQFQTFMDSLGGLWAQGKLADKVYAAWTSTESPHGGQETTLMGLYVSLMHFGGIIVPPGYTDPLKFVDGNPYGVSLVATRENIHDLDEATANALDHLARRVVSVADRLSRH is encoded by the coding sequence ATGACGAAACTCGCGATCATCTACTACTCCGCCACCGGTCACGGAACGACGATGGCGCGGCGTGTCGCCGCGGCGGCCGAGGCCGCCGGCGCCGAAGTCCGAGTGCGCCACATCGCCGAAACCCGGGACCCGGAGTCGTTCGCGCAGAACCCGGCCTGGACAGCAAACTACGAAGCCACCAAGGATCTGCCCGCGGCCACCGGCGAGGACATCGTCTGGGCGGACGCGGTGATTTTCGGATCGCCGACCCGGTTCGGTTCCACCACATCGCAATTCCAGACATTCATGGACTCGCTCGGGGGTCTGTGGGCGCAGGGCAAGCTGGCCGACAAGGTCTACGCGGCGTGGACCTCGACAGAATCGCCGCACGGCGGCCAGGAGACCACCCTCATGGGCCTCTATGTATCGCTGATGCATTTCGGCGGCATCATCGTGCCGCCGGGCTACACCGATCCGCTGAAGTTCGTCGACGGCAACCCCTACGGGGTGAGCCTCGTCGCCACCCGGGAGAACATCCACGACCTCGACGAAGCTACGGCCAACGCACTGGACCACCTGGCGCGCCGGGTGGTGTCCGTCGCCGACCGGCTATCGCGACACTAA
- the gatB gene encoding Asp-tRNA(Asn)/Glu-tRNA(Gln) amidotransferase subunit GatB, protein MSVATGADLLDYDDVVARFDPVLGLEVHVELSTVTKMFCGCATAFGAEPNTQVCPVCLGLPGSLPVLNQAAVESAIRIGLALNCEIVPWCRFARKNYFYPDMPKNYQISQYDEPIAVNGYLDAPLDDGTTWRVEIERAHMEEDTGKLTHIGSETGRIEGATGSLIDYNRAGVPLIEIVTKPIVGAGARAPQIARAYVTALRDLLRALDVSDVRMDQGSMRCDANVSLKPTGATEFGIRTETKNVNSLKSVEVAVRYEMQRQGAVLVAGGRITQETRHFHEAGYTSPGRAKETAQDYRYFPEPDLEPVAPSRELVERLRQTIPELPWLSRKRIQQEWGISDEVMRDLVNAGAVELVTATIEHGAPSKEARSWWGNFLVQKANEAGVQLDELAITAAQVAAVIALVDEGKLSNKLAREVVEGVLAGEGEPEEVMTARGLALVRDDSLTQAAVDEALAANPDVAEKIRGGKVAAAGAIVGAVMKATRGQADAARVRELVLAACGQG, encoded by the coding sequence ATGAGTGTTGCTACGGGCGCTGACCTGCTGGATTACGACGACGTCGTCGCGCGCTTCGATCCGGTGCTCGGCCTAGAGGTCCATGTCGAGCTCTCCACCGTGACCAAGATGTTCTGCGGCTGCGCCACCGCCTTCGGTGCCGAACCCAACACCCAGGTGTGCCCGGTGTGTCTGGGTCTGCCCGGCTCGCTGCCGGTGCTCAACCAGGCGGCGGTGGAGTCCGCGATCCGGATCGGGCTGGCGCTGAACTGCGAGATCGTGCCCTGGTGCCGCTTCGCGCGCAAGAACTACTTCTACCCAGACATGCCGAAGAACTACCAGATATCGCAATACGACGAGCCGATCGCCGTCAATGGCTACCTTGATGCGCCTCTGGATGACGGCACCACCTGGCGGGTGGAGATCGAGCGTGCGCACATGGAGGAAGACACCGGCAAGCTCACCCACATCGGCAGTGAGACGGGCCGCATCGAAGGTGCGACTGGCTCGCTGATCGACTACAACCGCGCCGGCGTGCCACTGATCGAAATCGTCACCAAACCTATCGTGGGAGCCGGAGCCCGAGCGCCGCAGATCGCCCGCGCCTATGTGACGGCGCTGCGAGACCTGTTGCGCGCGTTGGATGTATCCGATGTGCGGATGGACCAGGGCTCGATGCGGTGTGACGCCAATGTGTCGCTAAAGCCTACGGGGGCAACCGAGTTCGGCATCCGTACCGAGACGAAAAACGTCAACTCGCTGAAGAGTGTCGAAGTCGCGGTGCGTTACGAAATGCAACGCCAAGGCGCCGTCTTGGTTGCCGGCGGTCGGATCACTCAGGAGACCAGGCACTTTCACGAGGCCGGGTACACCAGCCCGGGCCGCGCAAAGGAGACCGCGCAGGACTATCGGTATTTCCCGGAGCCGGACCTCGAGCCCGTCGCGCCCAGCCGCGAACTGGTCGAGCGACTGCGCCAGACCATCCCCGAGTTGCCGTGGTTGAGTCGCAAGCGGATTCAGCAGGAGTGGGGTATTTCCGACGAGGTAATGCGCGATCTCGTCAACGCCGGTGCGGTCGAGTTGGTCACCGCCACCATCGAACACGGCGCGCCCAGCAAGGAAGCCCGCTCCTGGTGGGGGAACTTCCTGGTGCAGAAGGCCAACGAGGCCGGCGTGCAACTCGACGAACTGGCCATCACTGCAGCCCAGGTCGCCGCGGTGATCGCACTGGTCGACGAAGGCAAGCTGTCCAACAAGCTGGCCCGCGAAGTCGTGGAGGGTGTGCTAGCCGGCGAAGGCGAACCCGAGGAGGTGATGACCGCTCGCGGCTTGGCGCTGGTTCGCGACGATTCACTCACCCAGGCCGCCGTCGACGAGGCCCTGGCAGCCAATCCTGATGTGGCGGAAAAGATTCGCGGCGGCAAGGTGGCCGCTGCGGGAGCGATCGTCGGTGCGGTGATGAAGGCCACCCGGGGACAGGCCGATGCGGCCCGGGTTCGCGAACTCGTCCTGGCGGCCTGCGGTCAGGGCTGA
- a CDS encoding PQQ-dependent sugar dehydrogenase: MRITRSVRCGIAALCAAMLVSSGCARFNDSQSQPFTTNPELRPPPSSSPPPPPPLPPTPFPKECPAPGVMQGCLESTSGLIMGVDSKTALVAERTTGAVKEISISAEPKVKMVIPVDPSGDGGLMDIVLSPTYSQDRLMYAYVSTPTDNRVIRIADGDIPKDILTGIPKGASGNTGALIFTSPTTLVVMTGDAGDPAMAADPKSLAGKVLRIEQPTTIGQAPPTTALSGIGSGGGLCIDPIDGSLYVADRTPTADRLQRITKKSEVSTVWTWPDKPGVAGCAAMDGTVLVNLINTKLTVAVRLAPSTGAVTGEPDVVRKDTHAHAWALRMSPDGNVWGATINKTAGDAEKLDDVVFPLFPQGGGFPRNNDDKT; the protein is encoded by the coding sequence ATGCGGATAACGCGGTCGGTTCGATGCGGGATCGCTGCCCTGTGTGCGGCGATGCTGGTGTCGAGCGGCTGCGCACGGTTCAACGACTCCCAGTCGCAGCCGTTCACAACCAATCCGGAACTGCGGCCCCCGCCCAGTTCGTCGCCGCCACCGCCGCCGCCGCTGCCGCCGACACCCTTCCCCAAGGAATGTCCGGCGCCCGGGGTCATGCAGGGCTGCCTGGAGAGCACCAGCGGGCTGATCATGGGTGTCGACAGCAAGACCGCACTGGTTGCCGAGCGCACCACCGGAGCGGTCAAGGAGATTTCCATCAGCGCCGAGCCGAAGGTGAAGATGGTCATCCCGGTCGACCCGTCCGGTGATGGCGGCCTAATGGACATCGTGTTGTCGCCCACGTACTCGCAAGACCGGCTGATGTACGCCTATGTCAGCACCCCCACGGACAACCGGGTCATCCGGATCGCCGACGGCGATATCCCGAAGGACATCCTGACCGGAATTCCTAAGGGCGCTTCCGGAAACACCGGGGCACTGATCTTCACCAGCCCCACCACGCTGGTCGTGATGACCGGAGATGCGGGCGACCCGGCGATGGCTGCCGACCCCAAGTCGTTGGCCGGCAAGGTGTTGCGGATCGAACAGCCCACCACCATTGGCCAGGCGCCGCCGACGACGGCGCTGTCGGGCATCGGCTCGGGCGGCGGCCTATGCATCGACCCCATCGACGGCTCGCTGTATGTCGCCGATCGCACCCCCACCGCGGACCGATTGCAGCGCATCACCAAGAAGTCCGAGGTCTCCACTGTGTGGACCTGGCCGGACAAGCCCGGCGTGGCCGGGTGTGCGGCCATGGACGGCACCGTGCTGGTCAACCTGATCAACACCAAGCTGACGGTGGCGGTCCGGCTAGCGCCGTCGACCGGCGCGGTCACCGGTGAACCGGACGTCGTTCGCAAGGACACTCACGCCCACGCGTGGGCGTTGCGAATGTCACCGGACGGCAACGTCTGGGGGGCGACCATCAACAAGACCGCCGGTGACGCCGAGAAGCTCGACGACGTGGTGTTCCCGCTGTTCCCGCAGGGTGGCGGCTTCCCGCGGAACAACGACGACAAGACCTAA
- the ilvN gene encoding acetolactate synthase small subunit, producing MATGSAPKSHTLSVLVEDKPGVLARVAALFSRRGFNIESLAVGATEQKDMSRMTIVVSCEDTPLEQVTKQLNKLINVIKIVEQDADNSVARELALIKVRADAGTRSQVIEAVNLFRAKVIDVSPESLTVEATGNHGKLEALLRVLEPFGIREIAQSGMVSLSRGPRGFGTTK from the coding sequence ATGGCCACGGGTTCGGCACCGAAGTCGCACACGTTGTCGGTGTTGGTCGAGGACAAGCCGGGTGTGCTGGCGCGCGTTGCGGCGCTGTTTTCGCGACGCGGGTTCAACATCGAGTCGTTGGCGGTCGGTGCGACCGAGCAGAAGGACATGTCCCGGATGACCATCGTGGTCTCCTGCGAGGACACTCCGCTCGAGCAGGTCACCAAGCAGCTCAATAAGCTGATCAACGTCATCAAGATCGTCGAGCAAGATGCTGACAACTCGGTGGCCCGGGAATTGGCCCTGATCAAGGTCCGAGCCGACGCGGGCACCCGTAGCCAGGTGATCGAAGCGGTGAACCTGTTCCGTGCCAAGGTGATTGACGTATCCCCGGAGTCGCTGACCGTTGAGGCCACCGGTAACCACGGCAAGCTTGAGGCCCTGCTGCGAGTACTGGAGCCGTTCGGTATCCGCGAAATCGCGCAATCCGGAATGGTGTCGTTGTCCCGCGGTCCCCGTGGTTTCGGCACGACCAAGTAG
- a CDS encoding acetolactate synthase large subunit produces the protein MSAPTKPPTEPAANGAPSAVKPAATRAVQPKRVAPQQLTGAQSVIRSLEELDVDVIFGIPGGAVLPVYDPLFDSQKLRHVLVRHEQGAGHAASGYAHATGKVGVCMATSGPGATNLVTPLADAQMDSIPVVAITGQVGRGLIGTDAFQEADISGITMPITKHNFLVRSGDEIPRVLAEAFHIAASGRPGAVLVDIPKDVLQGQCTFSWPPRMDLPGYKPNTKPHNRQVREAAKLIEAARKPVLYVGGGVIRGEATEQLRELAELTGIPVVTTLMARGAFPDSHRQNLGMPGMHGTVAAVAALQRSDLLIALGTRFDDRVTGKLDSFAPEAKVIHADIDPAEIGKNRHADVPIVGDVKAVITELIAMLRHYEIPGSLEMTDWWEYLDGVRATYPLSYGPQSDGSLGPEYVIEQLGKIAGPDAIYVAGVGQHQMWAAQFISYEKPRTWLNSGGLGTMGFAIPAAMGAKIALPDTEVWAIDGDGCFQMTNQELATCAIEGIPIKVALINNGNLGMVRQWQSLFYEERYSQTDLATHSHRIPDFVKLAEALGCVGLRCEREEDVIDVINQARAINDQPVVIDFIVGADAQVWPMVAAGTSNDEIQAARGIRPLFDDETEGHA, from the coding sequence GTGAGCGCACCTACAAAGCCACCCACCGAGCCTGCGGCCAATGGCGCGCCGAGTGCGGTGAAACCCGCCGCCACTCGCGCGGTTCAGCCGAAACGTGTTGCACCGCAGCAACTTACCGGTGCGCAGTCAGTCATCCGGTCGCTCGAGGAACTCGACGTCGACGTCATCTTCGGGATCCCCGGCGGTGCCGTGCTGCCGGTGTATGACCCGCTGTTCGACTCGCAAAAGCTGCGCCACGTGCTGGTCCGCCACGAACAGGGCGCCGGTCACGCGGCCAGTGGTTACGCGCATGCCACCGGCAAGGTCGGCGTGTGCATGGCGACGTCCGGTCCCGGGGCGACCAACCTGGTGACGCCGCTGGCCGATGCGCAGATGGACTCGATCCCGGTCGTTGCCATCACCGGTCAGGTCGGGCGTGGGCTGATCGGGACCGACGCCTTCCAGGAGGCCGACATCTCGGGCATCACCATGCCGATCACCAAGCACAACTTCCTGGTCCGCTCCGGTGACGAGATTCCCCGCGTGCTGGCCGAGGCCTTCCACATCGCGGCCTCCGGACGGCCGGGCGCGGTGCTTGTCGACATCCCCAAGGACGTACTGCAGGGCCAATGCACCTTCAGCTGGCCGCCGCGAATGGATCTGCCGGGCTACAAGCCGAATACCAAGCCGCACAACCGACAGGTTCGCGAGGCCGCCAAGCTGATCGAAGCCGCGCGCAAGCCGGTGCTGTATGTCGGCGGCGGCGTCATCCGCGGCGAGGCAACCGAGCAGCTGCGCGAACTAGCCGAACTGACCGGAATTCCGGTGGTCACCACGTTGATGGCGCGCGGCGCGTTTCCGGACAGTCACCGCCAGAACCTGGGCATGCCCGGCATGCACGGCACGGTGGCCGCGGTGGCCGCGCTGCAGCGCAGCGACTTGCTGATTGCGCTGGGAACCCGATTTGACGACCGAGTCACCGGCAAGCTCGACTCCTTCGCGCCCGAGGCGAAGGTCATCCACGCCGACATCGATCCGGCGGAGATCGGCAAGAACCGGCACGCCGACGTGCCGATCGTCGGCGACGTGAAGGCCGTCATCACCGAGCTCATCGCGATGCTGCGCCACTACGAGATTCCCGGCAGCCTCGAGATGACCGACTGGTGGGAGTATTTGGACGGCGTTCGGGCGACGTATCCGCTGAGCTACGGACCGCAGAGCGACGGCAGCCTGGGCCCCGAGTATGTGATCGAGCAGCTGGGCAAGATCGCGGGCCCGGACGCGATCTACGTCGCGGGCGTTGGCCAGCACCAGATGTGGGCGGCGCAGTTCATCTCCTACGAGAAGCCACGCACCTGGCTGAACTCCGGCGGGCTGGGCACGATGGGGTTCGCGATCCCGGCGGCCATGGGCGCCAAGATCGCCCTGCCCGACACCGAGGTCTGGGCAATCGACGGCGACGGCTGCTTCCAGATGACCAACCAGGAACTGGCCACTTGCGCGATCGAGGGCATACCGATCAAGGTGGCGCTGATCAACAACGGCAACCTGGGCATGGTGCGGCAGTGGCAGAGCCTGTTCTATGAGGAGCGGTATTCGCAGACCGACCTGGCCACGCACTCGCACCGCATCCCGGACTTCGTCAAGCTTGCCGAGGCTCTCGGTTGTGTCGGATTGCGTTGCGAGCGTGAAGAAGACGTCATCGACGTCATCAACCAGGCGCGCGCGATCAACGACCAGCCGGTGGTGATCGACTTCATCGTTGGCGCCGATGCGCAAGTGTGGCCGATGGTGGCGGCCGGCACCAGCAATGACGAAATCCAGGCGGCGCGCGGAATCCGGCCGCTGTTTGACGACGAGACTGAAGGGCACGCGTGA
- a CDS encoding MinD/ParA family ATP-binding protein, translating into MRAPEPVPRERIPGGTALDGLDPRDTREAARASWRDVIYRITRIDLGRIKGSAYELGLRDQIRTPVGGAFPIAVLNLKGGVGKTVVVEVLGSTFADVRDDRVIAVDIDGGDLSDRHGRRSRLSMVDLVRDCSVTRYVDVRAHTFMNSSGLEVLGLPEYANTHWRLERPDVVKVFSILRKHYSVVLVDCVKALKSSVMEAVLPEAQALVVVSSTSIDAVRKTRTTLEWLRNNGYQKLVGSTVLAINHTEPAQLSVLSGKELERLSALVAATVVLPFDRHVHEGKEIGLDRLSRKSRRCYLEMAAALAEMFPSGGRERRQPVGAHSPSR; encoded by the coding sequence ATGCGGGCGCCCGAACCGGTTCCGCGCGAACGGATTCCGGGTGGGACGGCGCTCGACGGCCTCGACCCGCGGGACACCCGGGAAGCGGCCAGGGCAAGCTGGCGCGACGTGATTTATCGGATTACCCGGATCGATCTCGGTCGGATTAAAGGCTCGGCCTATGAACTCGGGTTGCGCGACCAAATCCGTACACCGGTTGGCGGCGCATTTCCCATCGCCGTGCTCAACCTCAAGGGTGGGGTTGGCAAGACTGTGGTGGTTGAGGTGCTGGGCTCAACGTTCGCCGATGTCCGCGACGACCGAGTGATCGCCGTTGATATCGACGGCGGGGATTTGTCCGATCGGCACGGCCGGCGCAGCCGTCTGAGCATGGTCGATCTCGTCAGGGACTGTTCGGTCACTCGGTACGTGGACGTGCGGGCGCATACGTTCATGAACAGCTCGGGGCTGGAAGTGCTCGGTCTGCCCGAATATGCGAACACTCATTGGCGGTTGGAGCGTCCCGACGTCGTCAAAGTGTTTTCCATTCTGCGCAAGCATTACTCGGTAGTCCTGGTGGACTGCGTGAAGGCGCTCAAGTCCAGCGTGATGGAGGCCGTCTTGCCGGAGGCGCAGGCGCTTGTGGTGGTCAGCAGCACCTCGATCGACGCTGTTCGGAAGACGAGAACCACGCTGGAGTGGTTGCGTAACAATGGATATCAGAAATTAGTTGGGTCAACGGTACTAGCCATAAACCACACCGAACCTGCCCAACTGAGCGTCTTGTCGGGTAAGGAACTTGAGCGACTGTCCGCTCTGGTGGCCGCCACGGTGGTGCTGCCGTTCGATCGGCATGTACACGAGGGCAAAGAGATCGGCCTGGACCGGCTGAGCAGGAAAAGTCGCCGCTGTTACTTAGAGATGGCGGCCGCCCTGGCCGAGATGTTCCCCAGCGGCGGTAGAGAGCGCCGCCAACCAGTCGGCGCGCATTCACCCTCCCGCTGA
- a CDS encoding DoxX family protein, with translation MTSSHDSHWQRPGDSPEPAPGRPVSASLVDPEDDLTPVRYSSDFGTSGTGTTTVIPPYDPVNSTAASSTYNLLDAQEPLPYVQPSAAGRQIQAAPAAIDIDEEDDRVRAASRRGTQNLGLLILRLGLGAVLIAHGLQKLFGWWDGQGLTGFKNSLSDVGYQHADILAYVSAGGEIVAGVLLVLGLFTPLAAAGALAFFINGLLASMSAQHSHPFTYFLPNGHEYQITLVVMAVAVILTGPGRYGFDGRRGWAHRPFIGSFVALLTGIAAGIAVWVFLNGVNPLG, from the coding sequence GTGACCAGTTCGCATGACTCACATTGGCAGCGGCCCGGCGATTCACCCGAGCCAGCACCGGGCCGCCCCGTCTCGGCAAGCCTGGTCGACCCCGAAGACGACTTAACCCCCGTCAGGTATTCCAGCGACTTTGGAACCAGCGGAACCGGAACCACCACCGTCATCCCGCCGTATGACCCGGTTAACTCCACCGCCGCCAGCTCGACATACAACCTGCTCGACGCTCAGGAGCCGTTGCCATACGTCCAGCCATCGGCGGCCGGTCGGCAGATTCAGGCGGCACCTGCCGCCATCGACATCGATGAGGAGGACGATCGGGTTCGAGCGGCCTCTCGGCGCGGCACCCAGAATCTCGGTCTGCTGATCCTGCGGCTCGGGCTGGGCGCGGTGCTGATCGCCCACGGGTTGCAGAAGCTATTCGGCTGGTGGGACGGTCAGGGGTTGACCGGATTCAAAAACTCGTTGTCCGACGTGGGCTACCAGCACGCCGACATCCTGGCCTATGTGAGCGCCGGCGGCGAGATCGTAGCGGGAGTGCTGCTGGTGCTGGGGCTGTTCACCCCGCTGGCCGCCGCGGGGGCGTTGGCCTTCTTCATCAACGGCCTACTCGCCAGCATGTCGGCACAGCATTCGCACCCCTTCACCTACTTCCTGCCGAACGGGCACGAGTACCAGATCACCCTCGTCGTGATGGCCGTCGCCGTCATCCTGACCGGTCCCGGCCGCTACGGCTTCGATGGCCGCCGGGGCTGGGCACACCGGCCGTTCATCGGCTCATTTGTAGCGCTGCTAACCGGCATTGCCGCCGGCATCGCCGTGTGGGTCTTTCTGAACGGCGTGAATCCGCTCGGCTGA
- a CDS encoding flavin reductase family protein, giving the protein MVGEAFDDLMAMLDGPVFVVTTQADGHPSGCLVGFATQTSVQPPSFMVGLPRSSGISDVASRSEHLAVHVLAQRQHVLAELFANQTDDQIDQFVRCKWRAGPYGTPILDDAVAWFVGRIASRSEVGDYVAYLLEPVSVWAPESEEDLLYLSDLDFDIDDNDDPGQEAAQQRFYNRERGEATRRYGGVRFTLDVP; this is encoded by the coding sequence ATGGTCGGTGAAGCGTTCGATGACTTGATGGCGATGCTGGACGGCCCGGTGTTCGTCGTGACCACCCAGGCAGACGGCCACCCTTCGGGTTGTCTGGTCGGCTTTGCCACTCAAACGAGCGTGCAGCCCCCGAGTTTCATGGTCGGTCTGCCCAGGAGCAGCGGCATCTCAGACGTGGCGAGCCGATCCGAGCACCTGGCGGTGCATGTGCTTGCGCAGCGCCAGCATGTGCTGGCCGAACTGTTCGCCAATCAAACCGACGACCAGATCGATCAATTCGTGCGTTGCAAGTGGCGCGCCGGCCCCTATGGGACGCCGATTCTCGACGACGCGGTCGCCTGGTTCGTCGGTCGGATCGCCAGTCGCAGTGAAGTTGGCGATTATGTGGCCTACCTGTTGGAACCGGTCAGCGTGTGGGCTCCCGAGTCAGAGGAGGATCTGCTCTACCTCTCCGACCTCGACTTTGATATCGATGACAACGACGACCCCGGCCAGGAGGCCGCACAGCAGCGGTTCTACAACCGCGAAAGGGGCGAAGCGACACGCCGATACGGCGGCGTGAGGTTCACCCTCGACGTACCCTGA